GGAAGAAAAGTGCCATAAAAAGTCCTAGAGTGGTGATAGCGCCAAAACGAGGGACCTTCGTCAAAAGAAGCATGTAGACACTGCCACCGACAAGGGCAGCAAAGGCAGGTGCGTAGAACATATTGCCTGTTTGGTCGACCAGGTGTCCTAGGAAGACTCCAATCCCTACACAGAGGAAATAGAGGACGACAGCTAAGAGGGTGGTTAAGATATTTTTCTTCATGAGAATCTCCTTGATGCGAATTAACAAAACCAATTGTATCACGCTTTTTGAGGATTGTAAATGGGAGTTCTATATTTTTGAAAACGCTTGAAATATGATATAATAGTTACATCGTTAGTTTAAGGAGAGTAGCATGGGAAAGTTTCTAGAATTCGTCTTTAATCGTATCTTTTTGGGAATGATTGCGACGGCTTATTTCTGGCTATTAACACTAGCAGGAGGAGTGATCTTTGGTTTGGCCCCAGCTAGTGCTACCCTGATGAGTTTGTATGCGGAACATGGTTATACCTATCGAGCCTACCATTTGAAGGAAGCTTGGGAATTGTATAAGAGCAATTTTGTCAAGAGTAATCTGGCTTTCTATAGTTTCGTGTTTGTGGATCTTGTCCTAGTTTATGGTTTGTATCTTCTAGTTCAATTGCCCCACCAGACGATTTTCCACCTTTTGGCGACCTTTCTCAACGTCCTTGTAGTTGCTCTTGTCTTTCTAGCCTATACTGTTTCCTTGAAACTTCAGGTGTACTTTGATTTGTCCTACCAAAATACCTTGAAACTGTCCCTTATCGGTATTTTTATGAGCTTACCTGCGATTGCCAAGGTTTTACTCGGGTCCGCTCTCCTTATAGGAGTTGGTTATTATATGCCTGCCTTGCTCTTTTTTGTAGGAATTGGAATGTGGCATTTCTTTATCAGTGATATGTTGGAACCTATTTATGAAAGTATCCATGAAAAATTGGCGACAAAATAGAATGAAGCAGTTTTGGCTTCACTCTCTTTTACGGATTTATAGTTTGGTTATGATCGTGGTCATTGCCAGTTTTGCGATTATGCTATCGTATGCTGACTGGGACTCGCGTGAGAAAGAGGCCCAACGGGTTGCAGAACGTGTGACCACTCGGACAGTGAGTGAAGTGGAATATTATCACAGAGAGTCAACTCAACTTGCTCAGTCTTTGGTTGAAAATCAGGCCCGCATCGAAGGAATTTACAAGTATTTCAGTCTCAGCACACCAGACTATTTCTATTGGCAATTAGAACGTAAAACTTCGCCTTATATCTCGGTTTCCCTGTATGAAAATATTGATGATCTCTATGTTCGGAATGATTTTGTGACTGGAGTGGCTATTGTTCTTCAGGACTATAAGGAAGTGTATGTTTCGACTAGAGAAAAACGCAGTGGGGAGAAAGTTCCTGCGGAGGGTTTTAAGCCGACAGCCAATAGTTTTGCCATTCCTGTTTCTGATCCTGTGTCTGACAAGGATTTAGGAGTGATCTATAT
This window of the Streptococcus sp. D7B5 genome carries:
- a CDS encoding DUF624 domain-containing protein, translated to MGKFLEFVFNRIFLGMIATAYFWLLTLAGGVIFGLAPASATLMSLYAEHGYTYRAYHLKEAWELYKSNFVKSNLAFYSFVFVDLVLVYGLYLLVQLPHQTIFHLLATFLNVLVVALVFLAYTVSLKLQVYFDLSYQNTLKLSLIGIFMSLPAIAKVLLGSALLIGVGYYMPALLFFVGIGMWHFFISDMLEPIYESIHEKLATK